The proteins below come from a single Mycosarcoma maydis chromosome 19, whole genome shotgun sequence genomic window:
- a CDS encoding putative proliferating cell nuclear antigen, which translates to MLEARLPEAVLLKKVLDAVRELITDANFECSEDGIRLQAMDNSHVALSAIELRTDCFEEFRCDRPMSIGVSLSSLGKILKSANNDDVLALKKSDDGDTLQMTFESPKSDRVGEFEMKLMDIDSEHLGIPDTQYDAVVKMSSGEFGRICRDLANIGESVKIEVSKEGVSFSAEGEIGAARMTLKQGSGTAVLADQDDDEDEDVKPAKKKRKQDATSSSSAGGQVPVKIEMQQAVNLTFSLKYLSNFAKAAPLADEVQLHMSNEVPLLCEFSFENGYVRFYLAPKLSEDDD; encoded by the exons ATGTTGGAAGCTCGTCTCCCTGAGGCTGTCCTT CTCAAAAAGGTGCTCGATGCCGTGCGCGAGCTGATCACCGATGCCAACTTTGAATGCTCCGAGGACGGCATT CGACTGCAAGCGATGGATAACTCGCACGTCGCGCTCTCGGCCATCGAGCTTCGCACCGACTGTTTTGAGGAATTCCGATGTGATCGACCTATGTCGATCGgtgtctcgctctcgtcgctcggTAAGATCCTGAAAAGCGCCAATAACGACGACGTTCTTGCGCTCAAAAAATccgacgatggcgacacGCTTCAGATGACGTTCGAATCGCCCAAATCGGATCGAGTGGGCGAGTTCGAGATGAAGCTCATGGACATCGACTCGGAACACCTCGGCATTCCTGACACACAGTACGACGCTGTTGTCAAGATGTCTTCGGGTGAATTTGGACGTATCTGTCGTGACCTTGCCAACATCGGTGAGagcgtcaagatcgaggtTTCCAAAGAAGGTGTTTCGTTTTCGGCAGAAGGCGAGATCGGCGCAGCTCGAATGACGCTCAAACAAGGTAGCGGTACAGCAGTGCTCGCCGAtcaagatgacgatgaggacgaagacgtcaagccagccaagaagaagcgcaagcaagACGCCACTAGCTCGAGCTCTGCAGGTGGACAAGTACCCGTCAAAATCGAGATGCAACAGGCGGTGAATTTGACTTTTAGCTTGAAATACTTGAGCAACTTTGCCAAGGCTGCTCCACTGGCCGACGAGGTGCAGTTGCATATGAGCAACGAAGTTCCCCTCCTG TGCGAGTTTAGCTTCGAGAACGGTTACGTGAGGTTTTACCTCGCCCCCAAGCTgtccgaggacgacgactgA